The genomic DNA AATTAAAAATATTCTTCCTTATGGAGCTTTTGTTGACTTAGGAGGAGTAGATGCTTTATTACATATTACAGATATGAGCTGGCCTCATATCAGTCATCCAACAGAAGTTGTTCAATTAGAACAAGAATTGAAGTTCGTCGTTTTAGGTGTAGATAAAGAAAAAAACAGAGTTCAATTAGGATTAAAACAATTGCAACCTCATCCTTGGAATTCTTTAGATGAGAATTTAAAAGTAGGAAGTAAAATTAAAGGAAAAGTTAGTGTTTTAGCCGATTACGGAGCATTTATTGAAATAATACCAGGAGTAGAAGCTTTGCTTCATATAAGTGAAATGTCTTGGTCTTCGGATCTATCTTCTGCACAAGATTTTGTACATGTAGGAGAAGTATTAGAGGCCCTTATATTAACAATAGATCGTGAAGAAAGAAAGATGTCTTTAAGTGTTAGACAATTAACTAACGATCCATGGTTGGATATTCAGAACAAATATCCAATAGGATCAAAGCATAAAGGTGTTGTTCGAAAGTTTACGAATTTTGGAGTTCTTTTAGAATTAGAGAAAGGAATATCTGGCTTTATTTATACAAATGATCTTTCATGGACTAAAAGAATTAAACAACCTTCAGGTTTTTGTAACTTAAATGATAAACTAGAAGTAATCATATTATCTATAGATACTCAAACTAGAAGATTAATCTTAGGTCATAAACAATTAACAAATAATCCATGGGATAAATATGACAAAATTTATCAAACAGGAAGCATCCATGATGGAAAAATTATTAATTTTTTTGAAAAAGGAGCAACCATTAAATTTATTAATTCAATGATTGATGAGGAAATAGAAGCTTTTGCTCCATTGCGATTTTTGGAAAAAAAAGATGGTAGTATCCTGAAAAAAGGAGAAAAAAGTAATTTTAAGATTATTGAATTTAACAAAGAAAATAAAAAAATTATTGTTTCTCATACTTCCATTTATAAAGATTCTCAGAAAAAAGAATTTCGTAATAAAAAATTTGAAAAATCAACTTTTGGAGATATTGCTGGGTTAGCGAGACTAAAGGAAAAAATAGAAAAGGAAAAAAAATAAAAAAAAGAGATGGAGACACACCCTATCGCAGAAAAAGAAGGATGGAAAGTAGGAAAAGATATACCTGTTTGGGCTAATAATGAATTGTATTTAACTACAATTAAAGGTGGTTATTTATTGGATGGTGAAAAACCTATTGAAGCATACAAGAGATTATCTAATAATGCTTCTAGGATACTTAAAAAACCAAAAATAGAAAAAAAATTTTTTGAAATATTATGGAATGGATGGCTCATTCCTTCTACTCCTGTTATGGTTAATCTTGGAACGGAGAAAGGTTTACCGATAAGCTGTTTTTCTGGAAGAATTGGAGATAGCATGTATGAAATATACAGAAAAAATTTAGAGATGTCTATTTTAAGCAAACATGGAGGAGGAACGTCTTATGATTTTAGTCTTATTCGTCCTATCGAAAGTCCTATAAAAAAAGGAATTTTAGGTACCTCTGATGGAATTATACCTTTTATTAAATCTTATGACAGTACTATCATTGCAAGTAAACAAGGAAGAACAAGAAGAGGGGCTGTTGCTATTTATTTAAACATAAAACACAAAGAATATCCGGATTTTTTAAGAATAAGAGAACCAAAAGGTGATATTAATAGACAATGTCATAATATACATCAGGGGGTTATCCTTTCTAATTCTTTTATGGAAAAAGTCTTAATAAAAAATGGAAAAGAAAGATGTCTATGGATCAATACGCTAAAGGAACGTGTTAAAACAGGAGAACCATACTTATTTTTTCGAGATAACGCAAATAGAAATCTTCCAGAAAATTGGACAAAAAACGGATTGAAAATACATCATAGTAATCTTTGTTCAGAAATTATGTTACCTACAGATGAAAATCATACTTTGGTCTGTTGTCTGTCTTCTTTAAATTTGTATAAGTATTTTGAATGGAAAAATACTAAAACCGTTTTTTATTCTGTCTTATTTCTTGATGCTGTTTTGCAAGAATTTATTGACAAAGGTAAAAATATAAAGGGAATAGAAGATGCTGTAAATTTTGCGAAAAAAAGCAGAGCTTTAGGTTTAGGAGCTTTAGGCTGGCATTCTTATTTACAGTCTAGATTAATTCCTTTTATTTCTAAAAAATCTGAAACATTAACTCATAATATATTTAAAAAAATTCAGTTTGAATCTAAAAAAGCTACTCAATATTTAGCTAAAGAATATGGAGAATCTGAATGGAATAAAGGAACAGGAAGAAGAAATTTAACTTTGATGGCTATAGCTCCAAATAGAAGTTCTGCTAAATTAGCAGGAGGTTTATCTCAAGGAATAGAACCAATAGCTGCTAATATTTATGTAGATGACGATGCAAAAGGCATGCATATTAGGAAAAATCCATTTTTGGAAAAAGTTTTGATAAAAAACGGTTATAACCTACCAGAAGTATGGGAACAAATAGCTAATGAAAAAGGATCTTGTCTTAGCCTCATAAAAGGTCTTAGCGATAACGAAAGAAACGTTTTCCGATGTTTTAAAGAAATAGATCAATTAGAATTAATTAAACAAGCTAGTATACGACAGAGATACCTTGATCAAGGTCAAAGCATTAATCTTTCTTTTCATCAAAATGCTCCCGCTAAATTTATAAATAAAGTACATTTAGAAGCTTGGAAAATAGGATTAAAAAGTTTGTATTATTATAGAAGTGAGAGTATATTACGAGCAGATAATACAAGAAAAAGAGATTTATACTCCGAATGTTTATTTTAAATTTTAAAAAAAAAAAAAAAGGGCAGCGACTTACTCTCCCAGATTATTCCAGTACCATCAGCGCTAATGTGTTTAACTTCTCTGTTCGGAATGGTAAGAGGTGATCCACATTGCTATAACCACCCTTCATAAAAATTATTATCTTATATCGATGTAATCGATAATCAAATTAATTAAAAAACATAACATACATATATATAAAAATAAGGAAAAAGCTTACGGGTAATTAGTACTACTCAGCTTTGATATTACTATCTTTACACTTGTAGCCTATCTACGTTGTAATCTTCAACGACCCTTAAAAGAAGCCTAATCTTGTGGGGAGCTTCGCACTTATATGCTTTCAGTGCTTATCTCTTCCGAACTTAGCTACTCAGCGTTGCACCTGGCGATACAACTGATACACCAGAGGTTCGTCCGATTCGGTCCTCTCGTACTAGAATCAGCTCCACTCAAGCTTCTAACGCTCACAATAGATAGAGACCGAACTGTCTCACGACGTTCTGAACCCAGCTCGCGTGCCACTTTAATGGGCGAACAGCCCAACCCTTGGGACCTTCTCCAGCCCCAGGATGTGACGAGCCGACATCGAGGTGCCGAACCTCCCCGTCGATATGAGCTCTTGGGGGAGACTAGCCTGTTATCCCCGGAGTACCTTTTATCCTTTGAGCGATGGCCCTTCCATTCGGAACCACCGGATCACTATGCCCTACTTTCGTACCTGATCGACTTGTCAGTCTCACAGTCAAGCACCCTTATGCCATTACACTCTACACACGATTACCAAACGTGTTGAGGGTACCTTTGGAAGCCTCCGTTACTTTTTTGGAGGCGACCACCCCAGTCAAACTACCCACCACGCAATGTCCTCTATATTATATATATAGAGTTAGATTTCAAATAGAAAAAGGGTGGTATTTCAAGGTTGATTCCATACCGCCTAGCGACAATACTTCTTCATCTCCCACCTATCCTACACATTTTCTAATCAAAATCAATACGAAGCTATAGTAAAGGTTCACAGGGTCTTTTCGTCCCATTGCGAGTAATCGGCATCTTCACCGATATTACAATTTCACCGAGCTCACGGCCGAGACAGTTTCCAGATCGTTACACCATTCGTGCAGGTCGGAACTTACCCGACAAGGAATTTCGCTACCTTAGGACCGTTATAGTTACGGCCGCCGTTTACTGGGGCTTCAGTCAAAAGCTTTGCTATAAATAGCTAACCTCTTTCTTTAACCTTCCAGTACTGGGCAGGTGTCAGACCCTATACGTCATTTTTCAATTTAGCAGAGTCCTGTGTTTTTGATAAACAGTCGCCTGGATATTTTCACTGCGACCTTCTTATAAGGAAGGCAACCTTTATCCCGAAGTTACAGGTCATTTTTGCCTAGTTCCTTAGCCGTGAATCACTCGAGCACCTTAGGATTCTCTCCTTAACTACCTGTGTCGGTTTTGGTACGGATCTCTTTTATCTGAAGCTTAGAGGCTTTTCTTGGAAGTTCTTACCTGTACTATCCACTCGCCCGAAGGTTTGCGGTACTATCATAGATCAGCAAAATATACGGATTTTCCTATATATTTTATACCTAGCTATTTTAACGTACACTTCCGTCCGTACGCGACAGTTTCATTCCTTCGTCCCCCCTATCGCAATAAAAGAAAGTACCGGAATATTAACCGGTTATCCATCGACTACATCCATCGATTATATCTTAGGTTCCGACTAACCCTCAGTTGATTAACATAGCTGAGGAACCCTTAGTTTTTCGGTGTGCGGGTTTCTCTCCCGCATTATCGTTACTTATACCTACATTTTCTTTTGTAATTACTCCACTATATTTCACAATATAACTTCTGCGTTATTACAATGCTCCCCTACCGATTTTTTTAATCCCATAGTTTCGGCGATATATTTATGCCCGATTATTATCCACGCTTAATCACTCGACTAGTGAGCTGTTACGCACTCTTTAAATGAATAGCTGCTTCCAAGCTAACATCCTAGCTGTCTAAGTGATTAAACTTCGTTTGTTCAACTTAATATATACTTAGGGGCCTTAACTGATGGTCTGGGTTGTTCCCCTCTCGGACATGGACCTTAGCACCCATGCCCTCACTACCGTGAAACATAATAACAGAATTCGGAGTTTGTCAGGATTTAGTAGGTGATGAAACCCCTTTATCCAATCAGTAGCTCTACCTCTGTTATACTTTACACGATGCTGCACCTAAATGCATTTCGGGGAGTACGAGCTATCTCCGAGTTTGATTGGCCTTTCACCCCTATCCACAAGTCATCCGAAGACTTTTCAACGTCAACCGGTTCGGTCCTCCACTATGTGTTACCACAGTTTCAACCTGCTCATGGATAGATCACTCGGTTTCGCGTCTAATTCTTCCGACTTAATGCCCTATTCAGACTCGCTTTCGCTATGGCTCCATAGCTGAACTATTTAACCTTGCCGGAAAAATTAACTCGTAGGTTCATTATGCAAAAGGCACGTCGTCACCTCACGAAGAGGCTCCGACAGCTTGTAGGCGTATGGTTTCAGGATCTATTTCACCCTTCTATTCGAAGTACTTTTCACCTTTCCCTCACGGTACTAGTTCACTATCGGTCTCTGAGTAGTATTTAGCCTTACCGGATGGTCCCGGCAGATTCAGACAAGATTTCCCGTGTCCCGTCCTAATCAGGTTACTACATTAGGTCAACTTTCTATTTTGTATACAGGATTATCACCTTCTATGATTGGTTTTTCCAAACCATTCTACTATAAAAAAAAGACTTTATTATTGTAGACCTACAACCCCTTTACAGTCTCAAGGAACTATAAAAGTTTAGGCTGTTCCATTTTCGCTCGCCACTACTAACGGAATCACTTTTGTTTTCTTTTCCTCTAGATACTTAGATGTTTCAGTTCTCTAGGTTTACTTTACTTTATCAAAAAGTAATATCATAATATTATTTATGATAGGTTTCCCCATTCGGAAATCTGCGGATCAATTTGTATGTGCCAATCCCCGCAGCTTATCGCAGCTTATCACGTCCTTCTTCGCCTCTCAGAGCCTAGGCATCCACCATACGCCCTTATTTAGCTTTTTTCCCTAAAAATTTATTTTAGTATGTTATGTTATGTCAAAGATCTTTAAATAAAAATGGAGAATATCGGAGTCGAACCGATGACCTCCTGCTTGCAAAGCAGGCGCTCTATCCAACTGAGCTAATCCCCCCCCTTCTTTTTCTCAAATTGTTTTATATATACTATTTAAGTATTATTATATCTTCTTAATTAATTATATAGTCTCGCGCGGAATTGAACCGCGGACCTCTACATTATCAGTGTAGCGCTCTAACCAACTGAGCTACGAGACTGAACATGTAAATGAAACATGATCTATAATTAATTAGATAGATATTTTATTTTAATAAAAAGAAAACTTCTAACCCTGATACTTCAGATTTTTTTTGTAAAAAACTCCGAAAAAAGAGATATTCCAGCCGCACCTTCCGGTACGGCTACCTTGTTACGACTTAGCCCCAGTTATCGATTTTACCTTAAGCAGTTCCTTTTACGGTCACCGATTTCAGGTCCCCCCGACTTCCATGGCTTGACGGGCGGTGTGTACAAGGCCCGGGAACATATTCACCGCATCATGGCTGATATGCGATTACTAGCGATTCCAACTTCATGGAGTCGAGTTGCAGACTCCAATCCGAACTGAGATCGGCTTTTAGAGATTAGCTTTTGATTGCTCAGTAGCAAAACCCTTTGTACCGACCATTGTAGCACGTGTGTAGCCCAAGGTATGAGAGCCGTGATGATTTGACGTCATCCCCACCTTCCTCACGACTTACGTCGGCAGTCTTGTTAGAGTCCCCGACTTTACTCGCTGGCAACTAACAATAAGGGTTGCGCTCGTTGAGGGACTTAACCCAACACCTCACGGCACGAGCTGACGACAACCATGCAGCATCTTGTACTCCGTCCGAAGACTAAACTATTTCTAGCTTATTCGTAGTACATTTAAACCTTGGTAAGGTTCCTCGCGTATCATCGAATTAAACCACATGCTCCACCGCTTGTGCGGGCCCCCGTCAATTCCTTTGAGTTTCAGCCTTGCGGCCGTACTCCCCAGGTGGATCACTTATCACTTTCGCTTAGCCGCTGAATGAAAATCCAACAACTAGTGATCATCGTTTACGGCGTGGACTACCAGGGTATCTAATCCTGTTTGCTCCCCACGCTTTCGTGCCTCAGCGTCAGTATAGACTTAGTAACCTGCTTTCGCGATCGGTGTTCTGTGTAATATCTATGCATTTCACCGCTACACTACACATTCCAGCTACTCCAATCTCACTCAAGTTGATCAGTATCAATAGCAATTTTAACAGTTAAGCTGCAACATTTCACTACTGACTTAATAAACCGCCTACGCACCCTTTAAACCCAATAAATCCGGATAACGCTTGTGTCCTCCGTATTACCGCGGCTGCTGGCACGGAGTTTGCCGACACTTATTCGTATGGTACCTTCATAATTTTTATCTCGTAAAAATCTTTATTTCCAATACAAAAGCAGTTTACAACCCGTAAGGCCTTCCTCCTGCACGCGGCGTGGCTGGTTCAGAGTTTCCTCCATTGACCAATATTCCTCACTGCTGCCTCCCGTAGGAGTCTGGTCCGTATCTCAGTACCAGTGTGGGGGATCACCCTCTCAGGCCCCCTACCGATCATTGTCTTTGTAGGCTTTTACCCTACCAACTAACTAATCGGACGCACGCCTATCTTTTGCCGCATTTCTGCTTTAATAATATAGTCATGCAACTTAATTATACTATAGAACATTAATCTAAGTTTCCTTAGGCTATTTTCTTGCAAAAGGTAAGTTACGTACGTGTTACGCACCCGTTCGCCGGTCGCCATCAAAAACTATTATAGAATAATAATTTCCATGTTGCCCCTCGACTTGCATGTGTTAAGCCCGCCGCTAGCGTTCATCCTGAGCCAGGATCAAACTCTCCGTTGTGTATTAATTATATAAAAATGTCAAATACGCAATTATAAAAACCCGTTAAGAACCAGGAATTAGAAGCTTTTCTTTTAAATTTCATAATAAAGACAAAGAACTATATATTTTTAATACCTAATAATATAATAAATCAAAAATTAGGTATATAAATAAAAAACAAACAAATGTATATATTTTTTTTCCTAAAAAAAAATAAACTAATTTTAAAGAATTAATTTTTTTATAATTTTTTAATTTTTTTTTCATGAGAACCTCAAATTTTGAATTTGACTATCCTTTAGATTTACTA from Blattabacterium cuenoti includes the following:
- the rpsA gene encoding 30S ribosomal protein S1; this encodes MSNLTEETKEKEEIKNEGKNKDRLTILNDDHSKIKSFDWTEYEKDFNHDLQEDRKKLEKIYTEKFPKIHELEIYQGTITLITNKNIIVDIGFKAEGAIPLSEFKEETSFKIGDKIDVMIVKMDYRGECIFSYQKAKILKNWQKINESYEKGEVILGYVAARTKGGLIVEIFEIECFLPGSHINVKPVRDYDTYVGKTMEVKIVKINQKTNNVVVSHKVLIERDIEEQKKEMISKLDKGQVLEGKIKNILPYGAFVDLGGVDALLHITDMSWPHISHPTEVVQLEQELKFVVLGVDKEKNRVQLGLKQLQPHPWNSLDENLKVGSKIKGKVSVLADYGAFIEIIPGVEALLHISEMSWSSDLSSAQDFVHVGEVLEALILTIDREERKMSLSVRQLTNDPWLDIQNKYPIGSKHKGVVRKFTNFGVLLELEKGISGFIYTNDLSWTKRIKQPSGFCNLNDKLEVIILSIDTQTRRLILGHKQLTNNPWDKYDKIYQTGSIHDGKIINFFEKGATIKFINSMIDEEIEAFAPLRFLEKKDGSILKKGEKSNFKIIEFNKENKKIIVSHTSIYKDSQKKEFRNKKFEKSTFGDIAGLARLKEKIEKEKK
- a CDS encoding ribonucleoside-diphosphate reductase subunit alpha; translated protein: METHPIAEKEGWKVGKDIPVWANNELYLTTIKGGYLLDGEKPIEAYKRLSNNASRILKKPKIEKKFFEILWNGWLIPSTPVMVNLGTEKGLPISCFSGRIGDSMYEIYRKNLEMSILSKHGGGTSYDFSLIRPIESPIKKGILGTSDGIIPFIKSYDSTIIASKQGRTRRGAVAIYLNIKHKEYPDFLRIREPKGDINRQCHNIHQGVILSNSFMEKVLIKNGKERCLWINTLKERVKTGEPYLFFRDNANRNLPENWTKNGLKIHHSNLCSEIMLPTDENHTLVCCLSSLNLYKYFEWKNTKTVFYSVLFLDAVLQEFIDKGKNIKGIEDAVNFAKKSRALGLGALGWHSYLQSRLIPFISKKSETLTHNIFKKIQFESKKATQYLAKEYGESEWNKGTGRRNLTLMAIAPNRSSAKLAGGLSQGIEPIAANIYVDDDAKGMHIRKNPFLEKVLIKNGYNLPEVWEQIANEKGSCLSLIKGLSDNERNVFRCFKEIDQLELIKQASIRQRYLDQGQSINLSFHQNAPAKFINKVHLEAWKIGLKSLYYYRSESILRADNTRKRDLYSECLF